GCGGTCTTGACCGATGATATATTTGTCCAGATTGGCGTGGATTTCCGTCGGGATTTTGAGCGTCTCCAGCGAAAAACTTAAAGGCTGGTCGGCGCGGGGCGGCGGATTTAATTCCGCATCAAGCATTTCCTTGCAGCGGTTAATGCACTCGTCGCAGATCACCCCGCCGGAAACACCAGCGATGATCTGCCGCACTTGATCACGGCGCCGACCGCAAAAGGAACAGATCGCGTTATTATTGCTGCCGGTCAGCATTGTTATTTTAATTTGGTCGGCGAAATGACTTCGTCGACCAGGCCGTATTTTTTGGCTTCTTCCGGCGACATAAAAAAATCGCGGTCAGTGTCTTTTTCGATCTGCTCCATAGTCTGGCCGGTATGCTTGACCAAAATGTCATTGATCGCTTTTTTCAAACGCATCACTTCATTGGCCTGAATCTGAATATCCGTGGCCTGGCCCTGCGCGCCGCCAATCGGCTGGTGGATCATGATGCGCGCGTTGGGCAGAGCGTAACGTTTACCGGTCGCGCCGGAGGCCAGCAGCAAAGCGCCCATGCTGGCCGCCTGCCCGATGCAGATCGTCGAAACCTTAGGATCAATGTACTGCATCGTGTCGTAAATCGCCAAACCGGCTGTCACCACGCCGCCCGGCGAATTGATGTACATGGAAATGTCTTTTTCTTTATCTTCCGCCGCCAGGAAAATTAACTGGCCGACGATCAAGCCGGCGGTTAAGTCGTTGATCTCGTCGCTGACAAAAATAATCCTTTCTTTGAGCAGGCGCGAGTATAAATCAAACGCGCGCTCTCCTTTGGAAGACTGTTCGATAACTGTTGGCACATACGGCATAAAGAACCCCCTTGTTATTTTGCTATATTATACCCGCGGCGCGGATAAATATACCTTATTCAGAAATCCCTGAATAATTACTGTTCAGTTATTTTAGCGTTATTCAGCAAAAAGTCCAGCGTTTTGTCTTCGGTCAAATAACGCGCGATATTTTCCTTGAACGCCGGCGGCAGAGTTTTTTTGTATTTTTCAATTTCCTCAGGCGGCAACGGCTCGCGGCGTCCGCCGTTTAAAATTCGCTCCAGCTCCGTATCGATCTCCTCGGCGCCTGGTTTAATTTCCTCTTTTTCGGCGATCTTTTCCAGCAGCAAATCCAACTTAGCGCGTTTTTCGGCGGCCGGCCGGTAATCCTGACGCAGAGCGTCTTTAGTTTTGTTGAGCATCTGCAAATATTTAGCCAGCTCCAGACCGCGATTTCGCAGATCGGCCTCCAGATTGCGCAGCATAATATCGATCTTTTCCCGCACCAGAGCTTCCGGCACAGCGAAATCATTGGCCTTAACCAGCTCCTCCAGCAAATTATTTTTAGCCTGACTGTCGGCAGTCTGTTTTTTTTGTTTTTCTAAATTGGCCTTGATCTCCTCGCGCATTTCGGCCAGCGACTGTTTGGCGCTGACTTTCTGGATAAATTCATCGGTCAATTCCGGCAAAACACGCTCTTTGATCTCCAGCAGTAAAATCTCAACTTCCACTTCCTGACCGGCGGCTTCTTTGACAAAATAATCCGCATTGACTTTGATCTTAAATTTTTTGGTCTCCTGTACGCGCAGACCGGCAACTTCCCGGTCAAAATCCGGCGACATAAAATTCGTGCCGATACGCGTGCCGGTGCGCTCTTTGGTCAAAGCCGTCAGGGGCTGGCCGTCCAGCGTAAAAGCCTTGATGGCATAGCCGATCAGATCGTCATTTTGGGCGGGACGTTCGACAGCTTTGTACTCGGCGTGATACTCGCGGATCTGCGCCAATTCTTTGTCGATCTCCTCGGCGGAAACTTTGTCCGCCGGACGCTGTATCTTTAAATTTTTGTATTTTTCCAGCTTCACTTCCGGCTTGACATCGACGGCCAGCGCGAAAACAAAGCCTTTTTCCCTGCTCAAGGCTTTCACTTCCACGTCGCGCGGATAATCCACCGGCTGGAGTTTTTCCGCATCGAGCGCCTGCCGGTAACAGTCATTCATCACGATAGTCGAGGCGCGTTCCAGCAAAAGCGCCGTACCGTAATGCTTCTCAAAAATCGGGCGCGGCGCTTTACCCGGCCGAAAACCCGGGATTTTAGCGTCCTTGGCCAATTCCCGAAAAGCCGGTTCGGTGGCTTTTTCGACATCGGCATAATCCGCCTCGATCTCCAGGGAGATCGTAAAATTACTGCGTTTATTTTTTAAAACTTTCATAAGATT
This region of Candidatus Margulisiibacteriota bacterium genomic DNA includes:
- the clpP gene encoding ATP-dependent Clp endopeptidase proteolytic subunit ClpP yields the protein MPYVPTVIEQSSKGERAFDLYSRLLKERIIFVSDEINDLTAGLIVGQLIFLAAEDKEKDISMYINSPGGVVTAGLAIYDTMQYIDPKVSTICIGQAASMGALLLASGATGKRYALPNARIMIHQPIGGAQGQATDIQIQANEVMRLKKAINDILVKHTGQTMEQIEKDTDRDFFMSPEEAKKYGLVDEVISPTKLK
- the tig gene encoding trigger factor, which gives rise to MKVLKNKRSNFTISLEIEADYADVEKATEPAFRELAKDAKIPGFRPGKAPRPIFEKHYGTALLLERASTIVMNDCYRQALDAEKLQPVDYPRDVEVKALSREKGFVFALAVDVKPEVKLEKYKNLKIQRPADKVSAEEIDKELAQIREYHAEYKAVERPAQNDDLIGYAIKAFTLDGQPLTALTKERTGTRIGTNFMSPDFDREVAGLRVQETKKFKIKVNADYFVKEAAGQEVEVEILLLEIKERVLPELTDEFIQKVSAKQSLAEMREEIKANLEKQKKQTADSQAKNNLLEELVKANDFAVPEALVREKIDIMLRNLEADLRNRGLELAKYLQMLNKTKDALRQDYRPAAEKRAKLDLLLEKIAEKEEIKPGAEEIDTELERILNGGRREPLPPEEIEKYKKTLPPAFKENIARYLTEDKTLDFLLNNAKITEQ